The Bdellovibrio sp. ZAP7 DNA segment GCTCCAAAAACGACACAGTTCCAGGTAGGTCAGATGTATTACTTCTTCGACGCTGCTCAAGGAAAATGGATCAGCGCCGTTTACAATGGAACGGTCGATGGTGTCACTCGGTGGTCCAATCTAAGTGATATTTCCAGTGATGCACCCCCGGTAGGAACTTCGGACTCTCCATTGCCACCTCCAGGATATTTTGATAGCGAAACCCATGAACGCGCCATGGGTGCCGCAGTCACCATCGGGATGGCGCATGCTATTTACCGTGAATTGCTTTGGAATGATGGCGTTACAGATCAAATGAACGGGTACAACAAAAGAATCGAAGAGGGTAACAAAGCCATACAAGAAAATTACAAGAAGATTACGGATGGAATTGAAAGCAATGCCAATGCAGCCGTTCGCGCTTTAGCAACAGCCACAAGTTCTTTAAAAATGGCAATCGCACAAGGCGGCGGCAATGAAGGAACAGAGTTCATCAGCAAAGATGAAGACTTTGTTCGCGACCTTCAGGAGATTGACACGATTTTGCGCACTCAACGTTCGACGATTCCAAAGCGTGACGATGCTAGACGTTGGGGTCACAGAATGGTGCGAGCCGCTGACGAAATGCACGCAGCTGGTGATATTCAGTCTGCAAATGGTTTTAAAAAGTATGCGGAAGCATTTGCCGATATTGCCGTTGGGTTAGATCCGGTCACAGGACCTATCCGCGATACCTATGAAGCCTTCACTGGAAAAAATCTGGTGACCGGTGAACAGCTCAACGACTGGGAGCGAGGCTTTGCGATTCTAGGTGCAGTGACATTTGGATTTGGTTCAAAAATCGCTCGCGGCATCAGCGCCATCAGAAAAATCGAAAAAATTGGTCACATTGAGCTCGCTATCAAGCGCGCAGTTACTATCGATTCGCATGTTGCATCGAAAATGAGCCATGAGTTGTCCCCCAAAAACCGTGCACTTTACGAAAAGTATTTAGCTGATCTTCGCAAGACAATGGATAAGCCCCAAAACATCATCGATCCGAACGTGCGTAAAAATATCGACGAATACTGGAGAGCGGAATCCGAATATGGCAACGGAAGCACCGCCGCCGCATTTCGTTGGGAAAGAATGACAGGAGAACCTGTGAAAGGAACATTCCATGAAAATAAAATGCGACAACGCCTGAATAATTTTATGGATATTTTAAAAAATCGCAAAGACCTGGCGCCTAGTGATAGAATTGCACTTGAACATATCGTGAAAGATATTCTTGAAGCAATAAAAGGAAACTAATATGAATCAGAACTTAAAAACCACCGAAGATCTTTTACAGGAACTGGCACATGGTCAGTCATGTTTAGAAAACGAGGTTGCCAAAATCCTTGATAAAGGTGCCTCTTTTTCAATCGACGGGATGGCTATTTTCTATTTTGGTATGGAACTAACGGAGCATATCGATCAAATGGACTGGCCTCTTTTTTTTCAAATGATCGAAAAAGTCCTCTCAGACAATAGCTACCAACAATTCCGCGATGACATTCGCACGAATATTTTAGAAAGCCTATCCAACTTGGCTTCAAACGGAAGTATGCCCACGGCTTTATTGATTGCGCACGTAGGTCCCATTGCCCGTGAATATTTACGGGCGTACGAGCTTCAGGTATCTGGAAAGACGATCTTCTAGTAGAGCGGTCCGGATTCTTGGAATCCGGATCGATTTCGAACGCGAAATCAAATATATAGCATCTGACATCCGTTTCTGTTGGCTCAGGGACTGCAATCCTCCCCGGCATAACCAATAGAAACGGAGATATGAAATGAAATTCCTAAAAACTTTGCCCCTTGTATTCCTTTTGGCAGCTTGCCAAGAACCCTCCAAAAAATCCGATGTCAATGTTTCCCCGACAGCCCCTAAAGAAAGCAAATGGCAAACCATCGACGGCTCTTCTGGTTCGGTGTGGATCGAGATGATCACCTCCAATGACGAAGCTCAATTGCCTCCCCAAATAAAAGTCACTTTTGAAAAGCCAAATGCGACCAATACCAATTTAACTCTGCGAAACATCTCTCCCCTTTATGTCGATCTTCTTTATTCCAAAAATAACCATATTGTTTCTTACGGTTGTCCTGACAGCGAAACCAATCAGCTTCCTCAAAATATCGACGCTGAAAAAGTAGTTCTTTGCGGCGATCTACAAATTCCCGACGGAGATTTCTTGCTACGTGCAAGCGAACTTGAAATGCATGACGCCACCCTTCACACTGGCGGCGAGTCTAATGATGAAACCGAAATTTCCGGTCTAACACTTTATGCAGGTCGTTTAACTCTTCTTGGTCAAAACTTGATCGAGCTATCAGGAAAATCCAACGCAGAACGCAGATTTTTTGCGCCGCCATTATTCTTTTACCTAAATCACACGTCCGGTGAAGGCACTTTGGATATTTTATCCAGAAAACAGTTCCAAAAAATGAGGCTCTAATATGAAACGTTTTAGTCTGATTTTTCTTGTCGCTGTTTTCAGCTTTACCTCTGTGGGACAGGCCGAAGAGCCTAAATCAAGTCTGGAGGTCATTATCGAAGAAATGGCAAAGCAATATGCCCTCACTGCGGCACAGGACTATGCGACCAAAAAAACTTTTGAGTTGGTAGCGCAAAAGTTTGGAGAAAAAATCGCCGAGCAAGCATCGAAATATTTATCCAACACACTGGCCGTCATTGGATTGATTGAAAATGTTCGCTCTTACGATGAGGCGAACTCAGAAAGTCAAAGGTATGCGGCAGCCTCGCATGCGGTCGCGAATGTTGTTTCGATGGCCTTTCCACCAGCAGGGCTGGTGGCTCAGTTCGGCGTCTTGGCTCAAGACCTCAGTGCGGCATTCGTGTCCCAAACTTATCAACTGAAAATGGCGGCGACACTTGCAGAAATCGTAGAGCTTAATAAAAAGACATCGGACCTGCAGTTGGCAGAATTCAATGCCGAGTCGAAAGAACTACAGGCCTTGGCTTTGCGAGCAGAAGCTATCAATGACCTGCTTAAGGATAACTCAGAAAGATACGAACGGGACTGCGCACGCGAGAATGACGACGTCAAAAATCCGCAGGCTTGTCTGCCAAGGCTCCTGGTCTTTACTCAGCTTTTGGTAAAACAAGGACAGACGGTCAAAAGTTTAATCGAATACCAAGGGCGTTTTTTGAGCTTAAGCTCGGTCATGAAACCGGAGGAGATCAACAATCTTAAAGATTTGTTCGTGGAGGCCAATAAAAAATTGAAAAAGATGATGCTCTTTACAGAAGAAGTCTTGGCTCAATACGCATTTGATCAGGTGTCTGCGATTCGCAGTCAGGCGGAACTGGAAAAGATCACGGTTCAATGCAAAACATCGATCTTGATTGAACTGAAAGGTATCCTAGTTTTAAAAAAAGATATCTTAACTGCGCAAAAGAAAGAATGGTGGAAGGACTCGATGCTTGAAGAGAAGAAAACAGATTTAATCACTCTGACTCAAGGTCTTTGCAAAAGCTACTATACCTCTTCAGTTTCCAATGACTTAAAATTACTGGTAACCCGCGCCCTTAAATAGGGCCCACAAATCTCTGGCACCGCAAATGCAGTTAGTTTATGTGACCAATGCTAATAGTGGTCACTTTCAATAAACTGGGGTTGGAAAATGGCAGTGAAAAAACGAGTGGAACCTTTGCGATACAAGGTTTCTTTGAAAACGAAAGATAAAATAGCACTTCCGGAAAAGCTGATTCCAGCAGATTTCGTGAGTGCCCTGAAAAGCTTTTTTAGTGACGAACTCATCGTTAGAAAAGCGGCCTACGTATTAATCGAACGAAATCATGAGTTTAGTTATCTGATTGCCGTGGATCTGAAAGTTTATCCGGACGAAGCCGAAGAACAGCTGCAAAATCTTAAGAAACGCTTGGGACAATTTGTAAAAATTCAATATCAAGGCAAATGGCCTTTAAATTTTGGAGTCTGGTCTGACGGAATTTTTGATTTTGCCGTCAGCCAGAAGCCAGAATTACTTTTGTACTCTAAAAAATAACAATTCACGGCTCGTTTCTGGAATTTAATTCAAAAACAGCCCTGCGACCCTTAGAGGACAACGGCAAGTTTGTTTTCAGATAAAACCGCTTCGGTCGGTGTTAGATCAATAATATGCGGGGAAATTTTAAGTCCCTTTGTTGAAGCCTCACGCAATAAGCGGCCGTACTCGGGATCGATATCATCAGCTGGTGAGAAAGTCGCACAGTCCTGACGTTGCACTGTGAATACCAACTCTGCCGTGTGTCCTGGCTCCATCAATGCCATCAACTCGCGCAAGTGTTTTTGTCCACGTTCGGTCACGGCATCTGGAAACTTCGCAACACCATCTTCACCCAACGTCACGTTTTTCACTTCAATGAAATGCATTTTGTCGGTGTCTTTTTTCTTAAGCGCGAAATCCAAACGTGTTTCGGCAGAAATTTTGTATTCTGGTTTTGCTTCATCAAAAGCAGCCCAGTGAGCAAACCCTGGAACTTCATGCTGAGGCTTGCCAATAGTGTTTAAGACGGCTTCTTTAACCACTGTATTTGGAGTTGCAGTGTTCACCCCCACCCATGACCCCGTTGGCGACTGAATCATCTCCAGAGTGAATTTCAATTTACGCTCTGGATTGTCGGATTCTGAAAACAGGCATAATTGACCGGGGTTATTGACGCTTTTCATGCTCCCCGTGTTGGGTACGTGCGCCACAATGGTCTGACCCTCGAACTCGATGTCGGCAAAGAAGCGTTTATAGCGTTTTAGGAAGGTACCTTCCTTCAGTTTACGAGAATATTTCACGGGACCCCCAAAGTGAGTTGTTAAATAACAACGCCAGAGCCTGAAATTCAACCCTCAAACCGCTATGTTGCAGAGGGAAAAACAATTTATTTATGCATGGCATTAATCGGTGCAAATGAGCCCCCATCGCAATAGAAGGGAGTGTTTGATTTTAAAGGCTCATATTGAAAGGAACTCCCTGTATGGCAACTGATGTAAAACTGCCTGAACTTGGCGAAGGCGTCACTGAAGGTGAATTGGTTAAATGGTTGGTTCAACCTGGTGATTCTGTAAAAGCAGATCAACCTATCGCTGAAGTATTGACTGACAAAGCAACTGTAGAGGTTCCATCTCCAGTAGCTGGCACTGTAAAAGATTTGAAATTCAAACCGGGCCAAGTTGTTAAAGTTGGTTCGACGATGATCGCTCTTGATGCTGGCGGCGCAGCTAAAGCGGCGGCTCCTGCTCCGGCAGCAGCGGCTCCAAAAGCAGCAGCTCCTCAAGCTTCGACTCCAGCTCCTGCAGCTGGCGGTAAAGCACAAGACGTAAAACTTCCTGAACTAGGTGAAGGCGTTACAGAAGGCGAACTAGTAAAATGGTTGGTTAAATCTGGTGACTCTGTAAAAGCAGATCAAGCGATCGCTGAAGTTCTAACTGACAAAGCCACTGTTGAAGTACCGACTCCAGTAGCGGGCGTTGTTGGCGAATTGAAATTCAAAGCTGGCGACGTTGTTAAAGTTGGATCGACTATGATCACTTTGACTGGCGCAGGTGGTGCAGCAGCGGCTCCGGCAGCTCCAGCTCCTCAAGCTTCTGCTCCGGTAGCAGCGGCCCCAGCAGCAAAAGCAGCAGCTCCAGTTGCTACTTCTTCTGCATCTACAGCAAACGGCATTTTCCCGCCGGTTGCTGACTCTAAAGTTCTTGCGACTCCGGCGACTCGCCGTCTTGCTCGCGAAACGGGTGTTGATATCAACGGTCTTTCTGGTTCTGGTCTTGCTGGCCGCGTAACTCGTGAAGACGTTTTGGCAGCAGGTGGCGGCGCGGTTGCGACGACCTCTTCTGCAAAAGCTCCAGCAGCTGGTGGCATGACTATTCCGAGACCTGCTTACCAAGGCCAGGCTGGTGCAGCTGAAGAGCGCGTAGCTCTTATCGGTATCCGCAAACGTATCGCTGAAAACATGCAGCGTTCAAAACAAATCATCCCTCACTTCACTATCATGGACGAAGCTAAGGTTGATGCATTGGTTGCACTTCGTGAGTCTTTGAAAGACTTCGCTGAGAAAAACGGAACTAAGATCACTTATCTTCCAATCGTGATGAAAGCCATGATTGCGACGATCCGTGAATTCCCAATGTTCAACGCTTCTATCGACGATGCTGCTGGTGAAATCGTTTACAAAAAATATTTCAATATCGGTTTCGCAGCTGACACTCCAACAGGTTTGGTTGTTCCAGTTATCAAAAACGCGGATCAAAAAACTATCTTAGAGATCTCCAAAGAAATCATCGACCTTTCTAAACGTGCCCGTGATGGCAAGTTGAAACCAGATGAAATGAAGGGCGCTTGCATCACTGTGACGAACATCGGTTCTATCGGTGGTACTTACGCGACTCCAGTGATCAACCACCCTGAAGTGGCGATCCTTGGTATGTACAAAATCGACGAAAAACCGGTTATCAAAGATGGCCAGTTGAAAGCGATCAAAACAATGAATTACACAATGACTGCCGATCACCGTTTGATCGATGGCGCATTGGCTGCAAGATTCTTGGCTGCGTTCATCGGTCGTATCGAGAACCCAGGTAAACTTTTGGTGGAGATGCTTTAGTCCAAAGGACTAAGCAGGAGACAAATCATGGCTCAAACTTTTGACGTAGTAGTAATTGGAGCAGGTCCCGGCGGTTATGTTGCCGCTATCCGCTCTGCTCAACTTGGTTTTAAAACAGCAGTTATCGAACGTGAGTTCTTGGGTGGCGTGTGCTTGAACGTGGGTTGTATCCCATCTAAAGCGATGATCACTGCGACTCACCTTTTGCACAAAGCTCAACATAACTTCAAAGATATGGGCTTGATGATCAAAGGCGATATCAACGTTGATATGAAACAACTTGTGAAGTGGAAACAATCCGTTTCAGACAAAATGTCTAGCGGTGTTGGTCAACTTCTTAAAGGTTACGGCGTAACTCACATCAAGGGCGACGCTGAATTCAAATCTTCTAAAGAAATCTCTGTAAAATCATCTGCAGGTACTGAAGCGATCACTGCTAAGTACTTCATCGTGGCAACAGGTTCTCGTCCAATTGAAATCCCTGGTTTCAAATTCGACGAAAAAGATATTTGTTCATCAACTGGCGCATTGGCATTCGACGAAATTCCAAAACGCGTGGCAGTTATCGGTGGTGGTTACATCGGTCTTGAGATCTCTTCATACCTACGTAAATTGGGAACTGAAGTGACTGTGATCGAAGCGATGCCTTCATTGCTTGCTGGCGTTGTTGATCCAGATTGCGCAAACATCGTTGTACGCAAGCTTGATAAAGCGGGCGTAAAAATCATGTACGGCGCAAAAGCTAAATCTCAGAAAAAAGCGAAAGACGGCTACGAAGTAACTGTTGAGATCAACGGTAAAGACGAAGTTGTTAAATGCGATAAGATCCTGGTAACTGTTGGACGTCGTCCAAACGGTGACCAAGCGAACTTGAAAGCTGCAGGTATCGCAGTTGACGAGCGTGGTTTCGTAAAAGTAGACGCTCAACGCAGAACAAACGTTCAAAACATCTTTGCGATCGGTGATATCTGTGGTCAGCCAATGCTGGCTCACAAAGCTTCACACGAAGGTGTGTTGGTTGCTGAAGTGATCTCTGGTGCAAACCGCGTTTACGACGCGAAAACAGTTCCAGCAGTGGTCTTTACAGATCCAGAAATTGCATCTGCAGGTATGACTGAAGCTGAAGCAAAAGCTAAAGGTCACACTGAGCTTAAGATCGGCAAATTCCCATTCGGTGCTAACGGCCGCGCTGTCAGCATGATGGAAACTGAAGGCTTTGTAAAAATGATCGCTGATGCGAAAACTCACGTTTTGTTGGGTGTTCACATTGTTGGTCCTGAAGCTTCTAACTTGATCTCTGAAGCGGTTCTTGCGATCGAAATGGGTGCACGCATTGAAGACTTGGCTCTTTCTATCCACCCTCACCCAACATTGGGCGAGACGATTATGGAATGTGCTGAGGCGACTTTGGGTCACGCGATCCATATCATCCAAAAGCCTTTGAAAAAATAGGCTTAAGCTCTGACTGCGTCGGAGTACTTGCTGATTAAAAGCTAAAACTAAAAAGGGAGTTCTTCGGAACTCCCTTTTTTTTTACCTTTTCAGACCGATCTACATATCCAGTGGATTGTCGGATTTTGGCTTCGCGGTTTTTTCTTTACCGAACAAGATGTCCAAGCTCAGATTGATCGTTGTTGTGGGGGCAAATCCGTCGTCATATTTCCACGCGCAAAGTGGAGAGATCTCCACAAAGATCCAATTCACCTTTTTGAAACCCGTACGATAAGTGAAACCCACCGTATAAGCGTCCGTATACATCTCAAGCTTAATTGAACGCATGTTGAATCTTAAATCAAACGAGAAAAGGCTTTTATCCTGAAAGCTGTAAATCCATGATGGCCCTTGCGTTGTGCCAAATACAGACGGCTCACTCATGTACCAATTCGCCTCGTTCACGAAACGCAAAAGGAAATAACGACTGTAAGCATAGTCCGAGGCTAAAGAGACTTTACTTGCCCAATAGGTTTGCGAATCCCAACCGATCTCGTCGAGTAAGTGATGGACCACGTTTCCAGTCAGATAATTTCGACTGGCGCGCAATTTCCCGTAATAACCAACCGGCCATGTCCAGCGGATCCCCGTCTCGGTTGCGAAATCCCAGGGATTTTGCTCTTTAAATTCTTCAGGAGTGATGAAATCCTCGTCAAACATGGGAGCGGGTGCCTCGCCAGGCTTACGATTCCAATAATCGTTGAAGGCGCGTTCTTTCGCTTTTA contains these protein-coding regions:
- the lpdA gene encoding dihydrolipoyl dehydrogenase, whose translation is MAQTFDVVVIGAGPGGYVAAIRSAQLGFKTAVIEREFLGGVCLNVGCIPSKAMITATHLLHKAQHNFKDMGLMIKGDINVDMKQLVKWKQSVSDKMSSGVGQLLKGYGVTHIKGDAEFKSSKEISVKSSAGTEAITAKYFIVATGSRPIEIPGFKFDEKDICSSTGALAFDEIPKRVAVIGGGYIGLEISSYLRKLGTEVTVIEAMPSLLAGVVDPDCANIVVRKLDKAGVKIMYGAKAKSQKKAKDGYEVTVEINGKDEVVKCDKILVTVGRRPNGDQANLKAAGIAVDERGFVKVDAQRRTNVQNIFAIGDICGQPMLAHKASHEGVLVAEVISGANRVYDAKTVPAVVFTDPEIASAGMTEAEAKAKGHTELKIGKFPFGANGRAVSMMETEGFVKMIADAKTHVLLGVHIVGPEASNLISEAVLAIEMGARIEDLALSIHPHPTLGETIMECAEATLGHAIHIIQKPLKK
- the sfsA gene encoding DNA/RNA nuclease SfsA — protein: MKYSRKLKEGTFLKRYKRFFADIEFEGQTIVAHVPNTGSMKSVNNPGQLCLFSESDNPERKLKFTLEMIQSPTGSWVGVNTATPNTVVKEAVLNTIGKPQHEVPGFAHWAAFDEAKPEYKISAETRLDFALKKKDTDKMHFIEVKNVTLGEDGVAKFPDAVTERGQKHLRELMALMEPGHTAELVFTVQRQDCATFSPADDIDPEYGRLLREASTKGLKISPHIIDLTPTEAVLSENKLAVVL
- a CDS encoding 2-oxo acid dehydrogenase subunit E2, with translation MATDVKLPELGEGVTEGELVKWLVQPGDSVKADQPIAEVLTDKATVEVPSPVAGTVKDLKFKPGQVVKVGSTMIALDAGGAAKAAAPAPAAAAPKAAAPQASTPAPAAGGKAQDVKLPELGEGVTEGELVKWLVKSGDSVKADQAIAEVLTDKATVEVPTPVAGVVGELKFKAGDVVKVGSTMITLTGAGGAAAAPAAPAPQASAPVAAAPAAKAAAPVATSSASTANGIFPPVADSKVLATPATRRLARETGVDINGLSGSGLAGRVTREDVLAAGGGAVATTSSAKAPAAGGMTIPRPAYQGQAGAAEERVALIGIRKRIAENMQRSKQIIPHFTIMDEAKVDALVALRESLKDFAEKNGTKITYLPIVMKAMIATIREFPMFNASIDDAAGEIVYKKYFNIGFAADTPTGLVVPVIKNADQKTILEISKEIIDLSKRARDGKLKPDEMKGACITVTNIGSIGGTYATPVINHPEVAILGMYKIDEKPVIKDGQLKAIKTMNYTMTADHRLIDGALAARFLAAFIGRIENPGKLLVEML
- a CDS encoding pre-toxin TG domain-containing protein, with amino-acid sequence MKTLLTFLISCFYSVNTFAAYWNPAVTLPVTIVDISANQYQFYLDAPKTTQFQVGQMYYFFDAAQGKWISAVYNGTVDGVTRWSNLSDISSDAPPVGTSDSPLPPPGYFDSETHERAMGAAVTIGMAHAIYRELLWNDGVTDQMNGYNKRIEEGNKAIQENYKKITDGIESNANAAVRALATATSSLKMAIAQGGGNEGTEFISKDEDFVRDLQEIDTILRTQRSTIPKRDDARRWGHRMVRAADEMHAAGDIQSANGFKKYAEAFADIAVGLDPVTGPIRDTYEAFTGKNLVTGEQLNDWERGFAILGAVTFGFGSKIARGISAIRKIEKIGHIELAIKRAVTIDSHVASKMSHELSPKNRALYEKYLADLRKTMDKPQNIIDPNVRKNIDEYWRAESEYGNGSTAAAFRWERMTGEPVKGTFHENKMRQRLNNFMDILKNRKDLAPSDRIALEHIVKDILEAIKGN